A genomic region of Mesorhizobium sp. NZP2077 contains the following coding sequences:
- the ehuA gene encoding ectoine/hydroxyectoine ABC transporter ATP-binding protein EhuA → MSATAPIIKIDGISKSFGSFKVLDGLSMQVMPREKLALIGPSGSGKTTILRILMTLERIDGGHIQIEGEQLYHIERNGQLLPADERHLARMRQKIGMVFQLFNLFPHKSVIDNVTLAPMLTKGMPRAAAEKRAMELLDMVGMADKAKAMPAQLSGGQKQRVAIARALALRPKIMLFDEVTSALDPELVEEVLNVLWRLCAETDMTMLLVTHEMGFAHDFADRVLFFDRGRIVEEGKPDEIFRNPKQERTQGFLKKIIAAGHRV, encoded by the coding sequence TTGTCCGCAACCGCGCCCATCATCAAGATCGACGGTATCTCGAAGAGCTTTGGCAGCTTCAAGGTGCTCGACGGCTTGTCGATGCAGGTCATGCCGCGCGAGAAGCTGGCGCTGATCGGCCCGTCCGGCTCGGGCAAGACGACGATCCTGCGCATCCTGATGACGCTGGAGCGCATCGATGGCGGCCACATCCAGATCGAAGGCGAGCAGCTCTACCATATCGAGCGCAATGGCCAGCTGCTTCCGGCGGACGAGCGCCATCTGGCCCGGATGCGGCAGAAGATCGGCATGGTCTTCCAGCTGTTCAACCTGTTTCCGCACAAGAGCGTCATCGACAATGTGACGCTGGCGCCGATGCTGACCAAGGGCATGCCGCGCGCTGCCGCTGAGAAGCGGGCGATGGAACTGCTCGACATGGTCGGCATGGCCGACAAGGCCAAGGCGATGCCGGCGCAACTGTCGGGCGGCCAGAAGCAGCGCGTGGCGATCGCCCGTGCGCTCGCCTTGCGGCCTAAAATCATGCTGTTCGACGAGGTGACATCGGCGCTCGATCCGGAACTGGTCGAGGAGGTGCTCAACGTTTTGTGGCGGCTCTGCGCCGAGACCGACATGACCATGCTGTTGGTCACTCACGAGATGGGTTTTGCCCACGACTTCGCTGACCGAGTGCTGTTCTTCGATCGCGGCAGGATCGTCGAGGAAGGCAAGCCCGACGAGATATTCCGCAATCCCAAGCAGGAGCGCACGCAAGGTTTCCTGAAGAAGATCATCGCGGCCGGACATCGCGTCTGA
- a CDS encoding PLP-dependent aminotransferase family protein yields the protein MTLWQPDPALIRRPAYQSLADQFARAIHDGRLANGARLPTHRRLADDLKLSVQTVSRAYEELIRRGLISGEIGRGSFVQTQRREPEPPYLPERLGEVIDLSILKPVCEPMHLERLKQALGWLAENLPSSSALSFRPNMVFPRHRAVAVEWLKLCGLDVSAQNISLTNGATAGMTVALMSVAPPGSTVATEAIGHHTLVPLARYLGFNLEGLPIDENGLIPEALDEACRLSDIRAVFVQPSVINPTATLMDARRREEIAAVARKHDIAIIENDVLGPLVEDRPPPVAAFAPERTLYVTSFTKITVPGLRIGYLAAPDRYVAAVANRHLVSNWMATPLVAEIATKWVTDGTAMELVRWQRAALRRRQDIAAQVLAGIDYRARRDGLHVWLQLPDDRAEEGFVAQARLQGVAIAPGTSFRISHAPWHPAVRISLGSTTEGELRAGLGVVTKLLLGDPEHLLLAI from the coding sequence ATGACATTGTGGCAACCCGATCCAGCGCTCATCCGGCGGCCAGCCTATCAATCGCTTGCCGACCAGTTCGCGCGCGCCATCCATGACGGGCGCCTCGCCAATGGCGCGCGGCTGCCGACACATCGCCGGCTGGCCGATGATCTCAAGCTGTCGGTGCAGACGGTCAGCCGCGCCTATGAGGAGTTGATCCGGCGCGGCCTGATTTCGGGCGAGATCGGCCGCGGCAGCTTCGTCCAGACGCAGCGTCGCGAACCGGAGCCGCCCTATCTGCCGGAGCGTCTCGGCGAGGTCATCGACCTCTCCATCCTGAAGCCTGTCTGCGAGCCGATGCATCTGGAACGGCTGAAACAGGCGTTGGGCTGGCTGGCCGAGAATCTTCCCTCGAGTTCGGCACTTTCTTTCCGGCCGAATATGGTGTTTCCCCGCCACCGCGCTGTGGCGGTCGAATGGCTGAAACTGTGCGGGCTCGACGTCTCCGCGCAGAACATCAGCCTGACCAACGGCGCCACTGCCGGCATGACCGTGGCGCTGATGAGCGTGGCGCCGCCGGGCTCGACCGTTGCCACCGAAGCCATCGGCCACCACACGCTGGTGCCGCTGGCGCGCTATCTCGGCTTTAACCTTGAAGGCCTGCCAATCGACGAGAATGGCCTGATCCCAGAGGCGCTGGACGAGGCCTGCCGGCTGTCGGATATCCGCGCTGTGTTCGTGCAGCCTTCGGTGATCAACCCCACGGCAACGCTTATGGATGCGCGGCGGCGCGAAGAAATCGCCGCGGTTGCGCGCAAGCACGACATCGCCATCATCGAGAACGATGTGCTGGGGCCACTGGTCGAGGATCGGCCGCCACCGGTCGCGGCTTTCGCCCCGGAACGCACGCTCTACGTCACCTCCTTCACCAAGATCACCGTACCTGGCCTGCGCATCGGCTATCTCGCAGCGCCCGACCGCTATGTCGCCGCAGTTGCCAACCGCCATCTGGTCTCGAACTGGATGGCAACGCCGCTGGTGGCCGAGATCGCCACCAAATGGGTGACCGACGGCACGGCGATGGAACTTGTCCGCTGGCAGCGCGCCGCACTGCGGCGGCGGCAGGACATCGCGGCGCAAGTGCTTGCCGGGATCGACTATCGCGCTCGGCGCGACGGGCTGCACGTCTGGCTGCAACTGCCCGACGACCGTGCCGAGGAGGGCTTTGTCGCCCAGGCCCGGCTGCAGGGCGTGGCGATCGCGCCGGGCACCTCCTTCCGCATTTCGCACGCGCCGTGGCATCCGGCGGTGCGCATCTCGCTGGGCTCGACTACCGAAGGGGAACTGCGCGCCGGACTCGGCGTTGTCACCAAGCTCTTGCTTGGCGATCCGGAGCACCTGCTGCTCGCCATTTAG
- a CDS encoding Lrp/AsnC family transcriptional regulator, with protein MTAAKLDPIDLKILDAIQRDGRITKLALAEQVGLSPTPCWMRLRKLEKAGIVSGYHARIAMRVVAPVATVLMEVTLASHRQADFDRFERVIRDIPEIVACWSVGGGVDYVLKVMARDIDAYQRLVDSLLEREIGIDRYFTYIVIKTVKDDIALPIADLLPASP; from the coding sequence ATGACTGCTGCGAAACTCGACCCGATCGACCTCAAGATCCTCGATGCCATCCAGCGTGACGGACGCATCACCAAGCTGGCGCTGGCCGAGCAGGTGGGGCTGTCGCCGACGCCTTGCTGGATGCGGCTGCGCAAGCTGGAGAAAGCCGGCATCGTCTCGGGCTATCACGCAAGGATCGCCATGCGCGTCGTGGCGCCGGTCGCCACCGTGCTGATGGAGGTGACGCTGGCCAGCCATCGCCAGGCCGATTTCGACCGCTTCGAGCGCGTCATCCGCGACATCCCCGAGATTGTCGCCTGCTGGTCGGTGGGTGGCGGCGTGGACTATGTGCTGAAGGTGATGGCGCGTGACATCGATGCCTACCAGCGGCTGGTCGATAGCCTGCTCGAGCGCGAGATCGGCATCGACCGCTACTTCACCTACATCGTCATTAAGACGGTGAAGGACGATATCGCGTTGCCCATAGCCGACCTGTTGCCGGCGTCGCCGTAG